In a single window of the Pseudopipra pipra isolate bDixPip1 chromosome Z, bDixPip1.hap1, whole genome shotgun sequence genome:
- the GOLPH3 gene encoding Golgi phosphoprotein 3, producing MTSLTQRSSGLVQRRTEASRSAAAADKERGAGGGSDDEGRRDEPGDDEKGDSKETRLTLMEEVLLLGLKDREGYTSFWNDCISSGLRGCMLIELALRGRLQLEACGMRRKSLLTRKVICKSDAPTGDVLLDEALKHIKETQPPETVQNWIELLSGETWNPLKLHYQLRNVRERLAKNLVEKGVLTTEKQNFLLFDMTTHPLTNNNIKQRLIKKVQEAVLDKWVNDPHRMDKRLLALVYLAHASDVLENAFAPLLDEQYDLATKRVRQLLDLDPEVECMKTNTNEVLWAVVAAFTK from the exons ATGACTTCCCTGACCCAGCGCAGCTCCGGGCTGGTGCAGCGCCGGACCGAGGCCTcccgcagcgccgccgccgccgacAAGGAGCGGGGCGCCGGCGGTGGCTCCGACGATGAAGGGCGCCGGGACGAGCCCGGCGACGACGAGAAGGGCGATTCCAAGGAGACGCGGCTCACCCTCATGgaggaggtgctgctgctgggcctCAAGGACCGCGAG GGTTACACATCCTTCTGGAATGATTGCATCTCCTCAGGATTGCGTGGCTGCATGTTAATCGAATTGGCATTGCGGGGGCGTCTTCAGCTGGAGGCTTGTGGAATGAGGCGTAAAAGTCTGTTAACAAGAAAG GTGATTTGCAAGTCAGATGCTCCTACAGGGGATGTTCTGCTTGATGAAGCTCTGAAACACATAAAAGAGACCCAGCCTCCTGAAACAGTACAAAATTGGATTGAACTGCTTAGTG gTGAAACATGGAACCCACTGAAGTTGCACTACCAGCTACGAAATGTCCGTGAACGGTTAGCCAAAAATCTAGTGGAAAAAGGTGTACTGACAACAGAGAAACAGAACTTCCTTCTTTTTGACATGACTACCCACCCTCTCACCAACAACAACATCAAACAGCGCCTCATCAAGAAGGTTCAAGAAGCGGTTCTTGACAAATGGGTGAACGACCCCCACCGCATGGACAAGCGCCTGCTGGCACTGGTGTACTTAGCCCACGCCTCGGATGTCCTGGAGAACGCTTTTGCCCCCCTCCTGGATGAGCAGTATGATTTAGCCACAAAGAGAGTGCGGCAGCTTCTGGATTTAGACCCTGAGGTTGAATGTATGAAAACCAACACGAATGAGGTTCTCTGGGCTGTTGTAGCAGCTTTCACAAAGTAA